The following coding sequences lie in one Seriola aureovittata isolate HTS-2021-v1 ecotype China chromosome 5, ASM2101889v1, whole genome shotgun sequence genomic window:
- the rnf10 gene encoding RING finger protein 10 produces MLESSAALCPELVLTTAHCTETNMEKNPNSSTSTKVPPRSSSTGPPPGESKPKTEGKNNGGSKRYSRKREPSFPKAEGFQGPRRTNSQKSKNFDKRPPQRGGGRQYGVTGGGRREEVAETRRAEFSPAQFAGPKKISLNHLLNFTFEPRGGNGGVGDGGHSCWGRRNKWGHKHKPFNKELFLQANCQFVVTDDQDYKAHFTDPDTLVNWDCVQQVRIYSHEVPSCPICLYAPLAARITRCGHIFCWPCMLHYLSLSDKSWSKCPICYEAVHTADLKSVVAMETRQYAVGDVITMRLMRREKGALVAMPSSQWVKVEEPVRFGDACLSPYSKLLLTSPAQGLSLVAEEKAALQAQLGLEEDAQGCFIQSALCLLQEREEMLLKQVKANAADSFELSSLTLEDPPSPVEEVVTNVTSAKPVLQYSSAFDDEVAEPTEELPGLPGGVLESVLEEPPEAVMDAPPEPQLDEENPADQALPARPSASVVHGPYYYFYQAEDCQQMFLHPVNVRCLLREYGSLEASPDSITATVVEIVGHTVTEEIRRRHRYLAHLPLTCEFSICELALQPPVLSKETLDTFADDLEKRKRLRQKKARDEKRREKRIEIEENKKQGKYPEVHIGLENLQHFPAFGSPPHNSSPPIQPDFSFAPPSPLSSSPSSDGMRFPSLNGQSPSPVVGSVEDDSHCMSFAQMLRDGKARADAGPRITPKKDKLLAPPAADSDGESDGSDRVPVPSFQNSFSQAIEKALLELDNGPASPPQPVVDPDEKGGKKKKKKQKLLFSTSMVHTK; encoded by the exons atgctAGAGAGCTCGGCAGCTCTCTGCCCGGAGCTCGTCCTCACCACCGCTCACTGCACGGaaacaaacatggagaaaaaccccaacagcagcaccagcaccaagGTTCCGCCCCGTTCCAGCTCCACAGGCCCACCACCGGGCGAATCTAAACCCAAAACAG AAGGTAAAAATAATGGAGGCTCCAAGCGCTACAGCCGCAAGCGTGAGCCTTCCTTTCCTAAAGCTGAGGGTTTCCAAGGCCCTCGCCGCACCAATTCACAGAAAAGCAAGAATTTTGACAAGAGACCCCCTCAGAGAGGCGGAGGACGACAGTATGGAGTTACAGGTGGAGGACGACGTGAGGAG GTAGCAGAGACGCGCCGGGCCGAGTTTAGCCCGGCTCAGTTTGCTGGACCGAAAAAAATAAGTCTGAACCACCTGCTGAACTTCACCTTTGAACCCCGTGGAGGTAATGGTGGCGTTGGAGATGGAGGCCACTCCTGTTGGGGCCGCCGAAACAAGTGGGGCCACAAGCACAAGCCCTTCAACAAGGAGCTTTTTCTGCAGGCCAA ctgcCAGTTTGTTGTGACTGATGACCAGGACTACAAGGCTCACTTCACTGATCCAGACACTCTGGTCAACTGGGACTGTGTGCAGCAAGTG CGCATTTACAGCCATGAGGTGCCGTCTTGCCCCATCTGCCTCTATGCTCCTCTGGCAGCACGCATCACTCGTTGTGGACACATCTTCTGCTGGCCATGCATGCTGCACTACCTTTCTCTCAGTGACAAGAGCTGGTCCAAGTGTCCCATCTGCTATGAGGCCGTGCACACCGCTGACCTGAAGAG TGTGGTTGCTATGGAAACCAGGCAGTATGCAGTAGGTGATGTAATCACCATGCGCCTGATGCGGAGGGAAAAGGGGGCTCTGGTGGCGATGCCTAGCTCTCAGTGGGTGAAGGTGGAGGAGCCTGTGCGCTTTGGAG aTGCGTGTCTTAGCCCGTactccaagctgctgctgacctcCCCGGCCCAGGGCCTCAGCCTGGTGGCAGAGGAAAAGGCTGCCCTGCAGGCTCAGCTTGGACTGGAAGAGGACGCCCAGGGCTGTTTCATCCAGAGCGCTCTTTGTCTTTTGCAG GAGCGAGAGGAAATGCTGCTGAAGCAGGTGAAGGCAAATGCAGCAGACAGCTTTGAATTGTCCTCTCTGACTCTGGAAGATCCTCCTTCCCCTGTGGAGGAAGTGGTGACTAACGTCACCAGTGCCAAG CCTGTGCTGCAGTACTCCTCTGCATTTGATGATGAGGTGGCAGAGCCCACAGAGGAGCTGCCAGGGTTACCTGGAGGTGTTCTGGAGAGTGTGCTGGAAGAGCCTCCTGAGGCTGTAATGGATGCACCCCCAGAGCCCCAGCTTGATGAGGAGAACCCAGCCGACCAGGCACTGCCAGCACGTCCCTCAGCCAGTGTGGTGCATGGACCCTACTACTATTTCTACCAAG CTGAGGACTGCCAACAGATGTTCCTGCATCCTGTGAATGTACGCTGTCTGTTGCGTGAATACGGCAGCTTGGAGGCCAGTCCTGACTCCATCACAGCCACAGTAGTGGAGATAGTTGGACACACAGTCACTGAG GAGATCCGTCGTCGGCATCGCTATCTGGCTCACCTGCCACTCACCTGTGAGTTCAGTATTTGTGAGTTAGCCCTACAGCCCCCTGTCCTCTCCAAAGAAACTCTGGACACATTTGCAG ACGACTTGGAGAAAAGAAAGCGCCTGAGGCAGAAGAAAGCGAGGGATGAGAAGCGCAGAGAGAAGCGAATTGAAATCGAGGAGAACAAGAAGCAGGGTAAAT ATCCTGAGGTGCATATTGGATTAGAGAACCTTCAGCACTTCCCAGCATTTGGCTCTCCACCTCACAACAGCAGCCCCCCGATCCAACCTGACTTCAGTTTTGCCCCTCCTTCACCTCTCAGCAGCAGCCCATCCTCTG ATGGGATGAGATTCCCGAGTCTGAATGGGCAAAGCCCTTCACCCGTTGTGGGTAGTGTGGAGGACGACTCCCACTGCATGTCCTTTGCACAG ATGCTAAGAGATGGGAAAGCCAGAGCCGATGCTGGGCCCAGGATCACTCCAAAGAAAG ATAAGCTCCTAGCTCCCccagcagcagacagtgatggagagagtgatGGGTCGGACCGTGTCCCGGTGCCCAGCTTCCAGAACTCCTTCAGCCAGGCCATTGAAAAGGCACTTCTGGAGCTGGACAATGGTCcagcttctcctccacaacccgTGGTTGACCCAG ATGAGAAAGgaggcaagaagaagaagaaaaagcagaaacttTTGTTCAGCACATCCATGGTTCACACAAAGTAG